Proteins found in one Mytilus edulis chromosome 2, xbMytEdul2.2, whole genome shotgun sequence genomic segment:
- the LOC139511101 gene encoding uncharacterized protein, translating into MLKFCRRLRLTEYFADKESEEDDSLVRNKSTFIPNTGRNKCLDDYIENLSNYPLTPIKVNHNLTKGEKSALQNLRNDKSIVIKQADKGGAIVIMDSDYYRIKVEEQLNDSTFYSEIPDNIDHLVKRRMNTVLNKYTTATTEKEYDYLKNFERKTSNFYGLPKIHKSKEIQSAINSQQNEYIKVQKPTDLKLRPIIAGPASPTHRLSNFLDIILKPLCKYVPSYIRDDIDFLSHLPKIAPVHARLVSFDVTSLYTNIPHDLGIEAIQYWVAKHRDAIPNRFTVDFILDSTKLILENNSFYFNGKNYLQHRGTAMGTKFAPTYATLVMGFLEQRLYQEVENNFGVEFAREFELSWKRYLDDCFIIWNKSDEELQLFSDILNNLHTSIKFTKDGNFNQLPFLDILVIKDGTEIKTDIFYKGTDTYSSVFRF; encoded by the coding sequence ATGTTGAAATTTTGTCGAAGATTGAGACTCACTGAATATTTCGCGGATAAAGAAAGTGAGGAGGACGACTCGTTAGTAAGAAACAAATCTACCTTTATTCCAAATACCGGAAGAAACAAGTGTTTAGATGACTACATCGAAAATTTGTCCAACTACCCACTTACACCAATTAAAGTCAACCACAACTTAACTAAAGGCGAAAAGTCAGCACTCCAAAATCTAAGAAACGATAAAAGCATAGTAATTAAGCAGGCCGATAAAGGTGGGGCAATAGTAATAATGGATTCAGACTACTATAGAATTAAAGTTGAAGAACAACTCAATGATTCGACATTTTACTCAGAAATTCCTGATAATATAGATCATCTAGTCAAGAGAAGAATGAATACCGTACTGAACAAATACACAACGGCCACTACGGAAAAAGAgtatgattacttgaaaaatttcGAAAGGAAAACGAGTAACTTTTATGGCCTTCCAAAAATCCATAAATCAAAGGAGATCCAATCGGCTATTAATTCTCAGCAAAACGAATACATAAAAGTGCAAAAACCGACGGATCTTAAACTTAGACCCATCATTGCAGGTCCAGCAAGTCCCACTCACAGACTAAGCAACTTTTTAGACATAATTTTGAAACCATTGTGTAAATATGTACCGAGCTATATAAGAGACGATATAGATTTTCTCTCACACCTGCCAAAAATAGCACCGGTTCACGCTCGTTTAGTAAGCTTCGATGTCACAAGCCTATATACGAACATTCCACACGATTTAGGAATAGAGGCAATACAATATTGGGTTGCAAAACATCGAGATGCAATACCAAATCGATTCACTGTTGACTTTATACTCGATTCTACTAAACTAATTCTTGAAaacaattctttctatttcaatGGCAAGAACTATTTGCAACATCGGGGGACAGCAATGGGAACAAAATTTGCACCAACCTATGCAACATTAGTCATGGGCTTCCTTGAACAAAGACTGTATCAAGAAGTTGAAAATAATTTTGGAGTTGAATTTGCAAGAGAATTCGAATTATCATGGAAAAGATACCTTGATGATTGCTTCATTATCTGGAACAAATCCGACGAAGAACTCCAACTATTTTCGGACATACTAAATAACCTTCATAcctccataaaatttacgaaggatgGAAATTTTAACCAATTACCGTTTCTAGACATTCTTGTTATTAAAGATGGCACTGAAATTAAAACCGATATTTTTTACAAAGGTACTGATACGTACTCATCAGTATTTAGATTTTAA
- the LOC139511102 gene encoding myb-like protein D: MVAGIQKISTERIAEKLKEIWTRDIFKEEEKSRNLWHKKQEFLENYIKNYGKEQSFEDNRKPNKYKKRQQRSKLQTGQNTRRQPSGQKKITNRRRSSSTARKNTSKNISRRQSRSVSTKGERKSYAEVVRNASSQKRRTANTQSAGRGNYQQNRRPRNKSVNRSRINKNNVQNNRQNYVNYVKTNQRQNQEKRIHFLVSGQITPEREKNPEETSLKHA; encoded by the coding sequence ATGGTGGCAGGAATACAAAAGATATCAACGGAAAGAATAGCTGAAAAGCTTAAGGAAATTTGGACACGTGATATTTTCAAAGAAGAGGAAAAATCCCGTAATTTATGGCATAAGAAGCAAGAATTCTtagaaaattacataaaaaattacGGTAAAGAGCAGTCTTTTGAAGATAATCGTAAACCGAATAAATACAAGAAACGGCAACAACGATCAAAACTTCAAACTGGTCAAAATACCAGAAGACAACCAAGTGGACAAAAGAAGATAACCAATCGCAGACGCTCAAGTTCGACAGCCAGAAAAAATACTTCGAAAAACATTTCAAGAAGGCAAAGTCGGTCAGTGTCGACAAAAGGAGAACGAAAATCATATGCGGAAGTAGTTCGCAATGCTTCGTCTCAAAAACGTCGGACAGCGAATACGCAGTCAGCTGGTAGAGGAAACTACCAACAAAATCGCCGTCCAAGAAATAAATCAGTGAACCGATCCCGTATCAATAAGAATAACGTTCAAAACAACCGGCAAAAttatgtaaattatgtaaaaactAATCAGCGCCAGAATCAAGAAAAACGTATTCATTTTTTAGTGTCGGGCCAAATAACTCCCGAGAGGGAGAAAAATCCAGAAGAAACCAGTCTAAAACATGCCTAA
- the LOC139511103 gene encoding uncharacterized protein produces MNNRKKSKLSAKEILIRNRERKRLQKNETSRKSYGKLYKNKESETKTYSQTINARKKREQREKSKKINERKLKNKMNVRKHRGKKNVELSSMSLVVPEGSNVFKNRMEKARALRKFKEGLPKSPSKRCAVISTYLARRSPRSPTIANLKHSVSQVEMAVVADIQEIIKSTKLKRSKNARSVMNSVTASISGENLANSRGKIKLCKNLGLPARRVAGGQRIRSRILKSESSAWALTQQKTRKDSISEETKKTVYNFWLSDGISHPTGNKSDIKRERLGPNLYTSHMTHVLEKTQTDAYLDFVAKYPEIKIGQRAFEKRRPFFVRPASEKDRNTCCCRYHVEANLVFKACMKFKKSCDRETDSQESDYPVFEKMSDLIHITLCPKVNGFYRKNCLDRKCSLCGVGNFKLSPNESQSSSTVEWQKYEYITEKSKGKNVRRRLILIKKKTSVNEMFLNLKKLLETFPAHQHRSNWQSNQLKSLVQNLPVNHCICIHDYSENYRCVEKEEIQSNYFQRTECSIHVTVMHRHAILEYDGVDSTEEFPEIITEHFFVISPDLQHDNDFTKYVQKKVKEYLDSISYTVDHMHEFTDGCSSQYKSRHCLGSLSTAIPDFGYKTFHRKFFETSHAKGPQDAAGGFIKRQADISVLRGNTVIQNAKDLFTFCESSLKKPRSALFKRRVFRYVDSIDRHDSKIFKPIQLH; encoded by the coding sequence atgaataacagaaaaaaaagtaaactttcgGCTAAGGAAATACTTATTAGGAACAGAGAACGAAAAAGGCTTCAGAAAAATGAAACGAGTAGAAAATCTTATGGAAAGTTGTACAAGAATAAAGAGAGCGAGACAAAAACATATAGTCAAACGATTAATGCAAGAAAAAAGAGAGAACAAAGGGAGAAAtctaagaaaataaatgaaagaaaactgaaaaataaaatgaatgtccGTAAACACAgaggtaaaaaaaatgtagaacttTCATCAATGTCACTTGTTGTACCAGAAGgttcaaatgttttcaaaaacagaaTGGAAAAGGCCAGAGCCCtaagaaaatttaaagaaggTTTACCAAAATCTCCATCTAAACGATGCGCAGTTATATCGACTTATTTGGCCCGCAGATCCCCTCGATCGCCAACAATAGCTAATCTGAAACATTCAGTTTCGCAAGTTGAAATGGCCGTCGTTGCAGATAttcaagaaataataaaatctacaaaattaAAGCGATCTAAGAATGCACGTTCGGTAATGAATTCTGTTACTGCATCAATCAGCGGGGAAAATTTAGCAAACTCGAGAGGTAAAATTAAACTGTGTAAAAATTTAGGTTTGCCAGCAAGAAGGGTTGCTGGAGGCCAGCGTATTAGGTCTAGAATTCTTAAAAGTGAATCGTCTGCATGGGCTCTTACGCAACAGAAAACAAGAAAAGATTCCATTtcagaagaaacaaagaaaacagtttataaCTTTTGGCTCTCTGATGGCATATCACACCCGACCGGCAACAAATCAGATATCAAAAGAGAACGATTGGGACCAAACTTATATACTTCGCATATGACACACGTGCTGGAAAAAACACAAACTGATGCGTATTTAGATTTTGTCGCCAAATATCCGGAAATTAAAATTGGACAAAGAGCATTTGAGAAACGTCGACCGTTTTTCGTAAGACCTGCATCTGAAAAAGATAGAAATACATGCTGTTGTAGATATCACGTGGAAGCAAACCTTGTTTTCAAAGCATGTATGAAGTTCAAAAAATCGTGTGACAGGGAAACCGATTCGCAAGAAAGTGACTATCCCGTATTTGAGAAAATGTCAGACCTTATACATATTACGCTATGTCCAAAAGTAAATggattttatagaaaaaattgtCTTGACCGAAAATGTAGCCTTTGCGGAGTTGGTAATTTCAAACTTTCACCCAACGAATCACAGTCGTCTTCAACTGTTGAatggcaaaaatatgaatatataactgAAAAATCGAAGGGTAAAAATGTAAGGCGCCGACTGATCctgataaaaaagaaaactagCGTAAACGAAAtgtttctcaatttaaaaaagcTTCTCGAAACTTTCCCCGCTCACCAGCACCGATCAAACTGGCAAAGCAATCAACTTAAAAGTCTTGTTCAGAACTTGCCAGTCAATCATTGCATATGCATCCACGATTATTCGGAAAATTATCGCTGTGTCGAGAAAGAAGAAATCCAATCCAATTACTTCCAAAGAACTGAATGCAGCATTCATGTAACCGTCATGCACCGACACGCCATTTTAGAATACGATGGTGTAGACAGTACAGAAGAATTTCCGGAAATAATTACGGAACATTTTTTCGTAATTTCCCCGGACCTGCAACATGATaatgattttacaaaatatgtccAAAAGAAAGTTAAGGAATATTTAGATTCAATATCATACACAGTTGATCATATGCATGAATTCACAGACGGTTGTTCTAGCCAATATAAATCGCGGCACTGTTTAGGAAGTTTATCTACTGCCATCCCTGATTTCGGATATAAAACATTCCATAGAAAGTTCTTTGAAACAAGCCATGCAAAAGGGCCTCAAGATGCCGCGGGGGGATTTATAAAAAGACAGGCGGACATATCTGTTCTACGTGGCAATACAGTGATTCAGAATGCGAAGGATTTATTTACGTTCTGCGAAAGTAGCCTTAAAAAGCCAAGAAGTGCATTATTTAAAAGAAGGGTATTTCGATATGTGGACTCAATTGATAGACACGATTCCAAAATATTTAAGCCGATCCAGCTACACTGA